The Candidatus Margulisiibacteriota bacterium genome contains the following window.
AGCCGAGGGGAGCTTGAGGCAATCACTGGTCATGCCGGGAGGCGGCAGCCGGGACCCAGAGAACAAAAATGGACGCTTTATTCGGATGGACGGCAAGGAGGTTTTCAAGTTCGCCGTTCGGGCGCTGGAAACCTCTATCGCCGAAGTCTTGAAAGCGACCGGCCGGTCGCTTGACGACGTGAACTTACTAATTCCCCATCAGGCCAACACCCGGATTATTGACCACGTTATCAAGAAAATGGGGTTGCCAAAAGAAAAAGTTTATGTTAATCTCCAAAAATACGGAAATACCTCGGCTGCTTCTGTTCCCCTCGCACTTGACGAGGCGGCGACTGAAGGAAGATTAAAGCGCGGCGACCTCGTCATCCTGTCCGGTTTCGGCGCAGGTTTGACTTACGGAGCCAACGCTATAATCTGGTAATTTCCGTTGGCCATTTAGGAGGAACCATAATGTTGGATTATTTATTGACCGAGGAACAGAAGATGATCCGCGACCTGGCCCGTAAAGTTGCCACGGAAAAAGCGCTCCCCAAGCGAGCCGAATGGGACGAAACCGGAGAGTTCCCCTGGGAAGCGTTAAAAGCTTTCTCGGAAGCCGACCTGTGCGGCCTTTACATTGATGAAGCTTATGGCGGCATGGGAGCCAGCGTTTTCAATTTCTGTTTAGCGACCGAAGAAATCAGCCGGGTTTGCGGCGGCGTTGGCGTGACTTTTGCCGCTTCCGCTCTTGGCTCCACCCCTATCCTCCTTTTTGGCTCTGAAGAACAAAAAAAGAAATATATGCCGCCGATCGCCGCCGGCAAAAAACTGGCCGCCTTCGGTTTAACAGAAGCCAACGCCGGTTCTGACGCCGCCGGCCTGGAAACAACCGCGGTCAAAGAGGGCGATTACTATGTCCTCAACGGGACCAAGCAATGGATTACCAACGGCGGCGAAGCCGACACCTATTCCGTGATCGCCATTACCGATAAGACCAAGGGGCCGCGCGGCGCCTCGGCCTTTATCGTGGAAAAAGGGACCCCGGGGTTCACCTTCGGCAAAAAAGAGAACAAAATGGGGATCCGCTGCTCCGCGACCCGCGAATTGGTCTTCCAGGACTGCAAGATCCACAAGAGCCAGCTCCTCGGTAAAGAAGGAATGGGCTTTATCGTCGCGATGAGGACCCTCGACATGACCCGGCCGGGGATCGGCGCCCAGGCGGTCGGCATCGCCCAGGGAGCGCTTGATGAATCGATCAAATACGCCAAACAGAGGATCCAGTTTGGCAAGCCGATCATTGCCCTGCAAGCGATCCAGCACATGCTGGCTGATATGGCGACCCAGATCGAAGCGGCCAGGGCGCTGGTTTACGCCGTCGCCAGGATGATCGACGCCGGGCACAAGGATTTCACCCTGTCGGCTTCCGAAGCCAAGCTTTTTGCTTCCGACGTCGCCATGAAGGTCACTATCGACGCGATCCAGGTCTTCGGCGGCTACGGCTATATGAAAGAATACCCGGTCGAAAAGATGGCCCGCGATGCCAAGATCACCCAGATCTATGAAGGGACCAACCAGATCCAACGCAATCAGATCGGTTTAGCCCTGATCAAGGAAAGCATAAAGAAGTAATGGACATCGTCGTTTGTATTAAGCAAGTTCCCGATACAACCGAAGTCAGGATCAACCCGGAAACGAACACTCTGGTTCGTGACGGGGTCCCTTCCATTATTAACCCAATGGACGAAAACGCCTTGGAAGCGGCCCTGCAACTGCGCGACCAGCACGGCGGCAAAGTCACTGTCATTACTATGGGGCCGCCCCAAGCGACGGAAGCGCTCCGCACTTCGATCGCCATGGGAGCGGACGAAGCCTTTCTCGTTTCCGACCGGGCCTTTGCCGGTTCGGACACCTGGGCGACCTCCTACACTTTAGCCCAAGCGATAAAAAAGACCGGCAAGTTCGACCTTATCCTCTGCGGCAAGCAAGCAGTCGACGGCGATACCGCCCAGGTCGGCCCCGGCATCGCCGAGTGGCTCAATCTGCCGCAAGTCACCTTT
Protein-coding sequences here:
- a CDS encoding acyl-CoA dehydrogenase family protein, encoding MDYLLTEEQKMIRDLARKVATEKALPKRAEWDETGEFPWEALKAFSEADLCGLYIDEAYGGMGASVFNFCLATEEISRVCGGVGVTFAASALGSTPILLFGSEEQKKKYMPPIAAGKKLAAFGLTEANAGSDAAGLETTAVKEGDYYVLNGTKQWITNGGEADTYSVIAITDKTKGPRGASAFIVEKGTPGFTFGKKENKMGIRCSATRELVFQDCKIHKSQLLGKEGMGFIVAMRTLDMTRPGIGAQAVGIAQGALDESIKYAKQRIQFGKPIIALQAIQHMLADMATQIEAARALVYAVARMIDAGHKDFTLSASEAKLFASDVAMKVTIDAIQVFGGYGYMKEYPVEKMARDAKITQIYEGTNQIQRNQIGLALIKESIKK
- a CDS encoding electron transfer flavoprotein subunit beta/FixA family protein, with the translated sequence MDIVVCIKQVPDTTEVRINPETNTLVRDGVPSIINPMDENALEAALQLRDQHGGKVTVITMGPPQATEALRTSIAMGADEAFLVSDRAFAGSDTWATSYTLAQAIKKTGKFDLILCGKQAVDGDTAQVGPGIAEWLNLPQVTFAVKVAKEEAGLKVERLLEEVNEIVSIPLPCLVTVVKQINEPRLPSLKGLMRAKKAEIKTLSAQDIQADPKNIGLNGSPTKVVKIFTPPPKGGGEILSGEPADMVGKLIDKLKERKLV